A window of Sediminitomix flava genomic DNA:
AACTTTTACAGAAAGGTTACCATCATCAATCAAAATGAAGTCTCCTTTCTTTACATCTTTAGTGATGTTGGTGTAGGTTGTACTCACTTTTTGAGAATTACCTACCATTGGCTTATTCGTAATGATTAACTCTTCGCCACCTTTGATTTCCACAGCACCGTTTTCAACTTCTCCAATACGGATTTTAGGTCCTTGCAAATCTTGAAGAATCCCGATGTTGTGACCGAAAGTAGCATTAATTTCTCTGATGTGGTTAATCACCTCTTGATGAGAGGCGTGATCACCATGAGAGAAGTTCAATCTGAAGATGCTAACACCTGCATGTACAAGTTCTAGTAGTTTTTCCTTTGTATTTGAGGCAGGACCTACAGTTGCTACAATCTTGGTTTTGTTAAGTGAGTGACTCATCTTGCGTTTTCAATTTATTTTGTTAGTCAAAAATTGTAAAGTTGAAGCTCTTAATGCTGTCTAGACTTAATTATAGTTGTCTGCACAGGACCATTTTTAGAACAACGATCCCAAAGATTCAGTTTGAATGCATTGAATTATCCTATTTCTTTTGTATTTATATTAAGTCCTAAATCGAGAGTTTTGTATAAAATTTATACTTTAGCTGAGCAAAATAGGGCGATATTCAGATAATCAGCACTTTAATGTAATACTGAACCAATTTTCTATCAAAGTAAATGAATGTACTCAACAAAATGTATGACGCTTGTCAACTAAAAAGGAAACAAGTAGCAGTTTTAATAGATCCCGATAAAATAGAAGTTAATAAAGTTTCGGGACTGATTAAGAAGGCTGAGGAAATTGGGGTTTCTTATATTTTTATAGGAGGAAGTCTTTTGTTGAAGAACCAAGTAGACGCAATTTGTATAGAAATAAAAAAGGGCAGTGATATCCCTGTTGTTTTATTCCCTGGCAATTTATCGCAGCTGTCCCCGTATACCGATGCAACTTTATTCCTTTCATTGGTATCTGGAAGAAATGCTGAGTTTTTAATTGGCCAACATGTGGTATCTGCTCCATTGTTAAAGCAAATGAAACAAGAAGTGATACCAACAGCCTATGTTTTGATAGATGGTGGTAGGCAAACGAGTGTTTCTTATATGAGCAATACAACGCCTATACCTGCTGATAAAACGGATATAGCAGCAAGTACAGCTTTAGCAGGAGAGATGTTAGGAATGAAAATGGTTTATTTGGAGGCTGGGAGTGGAGCACAAAATCCAGTGACAGAAAAAATGATCTCAAGAGTTAAACAACAACTTAGCGTTCCATTGATCGTCGGTGGTGGGATAAGGTCTGCTAAGAAAGCAACAGCGGCTTTTGAAGCTGGAGCAGATATTATCGTAGTCGGAACAGCTATTGAGAATGATGTTCAATTTTTGGAAGAACTAAAAGGTGTAATAGCATCTCAGAATACTTTAAAACTACCAAATTCATCAAGTCTAAATTGAGCTTAGAATAAAATCTTTGATCTGTTAAAAGTCACTTTTTAAAAATGAGAGGAAGTAAACTAGCATTCTTTAGGTATAAATTAATTGATCGGATGATCAGAGATAAGCAGAAGCCTTATCCGACAAAAGATGAGCTTTTAGAAGCTTGTGAGCATGAATTTGGAGTGAAATCAATTTCTACGATAGAGAAGGATTTGCAGTCTATGCGTTTGGAGTTTGATGCACCTATTGCTTACCATAAAAAAATGAAAGGATACTATTATGAAGATAGTAGTTTTCAGTTTGGTGGTGTAAATCTTAATGAAGATCACTTGATGGCTCTTGAATTTGTGGAGTCTATTCTAAATGAATTCAAGTCTTTTCCTTTTATCAATGAA
This region includes:
- a CDS encoding geranylgeranylglyceryl/heptaprenylglyceryl phosphate synthase, which gives rise to MNVLNKMYDACQLKRKQVAVLIDPDKIEVNKVSGLIKKAEEIGVSYIFIGGSLLLKNQVDAICIEIKKGSDIPVVLFPGNLSQLSPYTDATLFLSLVSGRNAEFLIGQHVVSAPLLKQMKQEVIPTAYVLIDGGRQTSVSYMSNTTPIPADKTDIAASTALAGEMLGMKMVYLEAGSGAQNPVTEKMISRVKQQLSVPLIVGGGIRSAKKATAAFEAGADIIVVGTAIENDVQFLEELKGVIASQNTLKLPNSSSLN